The following proteins are co-located in the Camarhynchus parvulus chromosome 19, STF_HiC, whole genome shotgun sequence genome:
- the SLC13A2 gene encoding solute carrier family 13 member 2 — MAFSWQAVLACRKYLIIVLVPLVFLPLPLVLPTKEALCGYVIILMALFWCTEALPLAVTALLPVLLFPLMNIMDSTTVCQEYLKDTNMLFLGGLVMAIAIETWNLHKRVALRVLLITGVRPALLLMGFMVVTAFLSMWISNTATTAMMVPIAQAVMEQLHKSEAESGTTGQVSEHSNKAFELQEKSPDSFKEPEEKGNSHVLIVEEERKRNEALEKKHLKLSKGMSLCICYSSSIGGIATLTGTTPNLVLQGQVNDLYQDNGGIINFASWFSFAFPTMLVLLILAWMWLQILYLGFNFKENFGCGASPAAKAKEKQAYEIIKEESKKLGKMSFAEIEVSILFVLLVVLWFTREPGFIPGWATVLFNKDNTSYVTDATVSLFISVLLFILPSGFSNQDRDQEQTGGRAKFRAPPPLLDWKVVQEKMPWNIVFLLGGGFALAKGSEESGLSAWLGTKLTPLQSIPPPAIAFLLCLLIATFTECTSNVATTTLFLPILASMAEAICLNPLYVMLPCTLSASLAFMLPVATPPNAIVFSYGQLRVIDMAKAGFVLNILGVLTITLAINTWASSLFQLQTFPSWANRTGTCL, encoded by the exons atGGCTTTCTcctggcaggcagtgctggcctgCAGGAAATACCTGATCATCGTCCTGGTACCCCTGGtgttcctccctctgcccctggtTCTGCCCACCAAG gaggcACTGTGTGGCTATGTGATCATACTGATGGCACTTTTCTGGTGCACAGAAGCTCTGCCTTTGGCTGTCACAGCTCTCCTGCCCGTCCTGCTGTTCCCACTAATGAATATCATGGATTCAACCACA GTGTGTCAGGAGTACCTGAAGGACACCAACATGCTCTTTTTGGGAGGCCTGGTGATGGCCATTGCCATCGAGACCTGGAACCTGCACAAGCGAGTGGCTCTGAGGGTCCTGCTGATCACGGGTGTCAGGCCAGCCCT GCTCCTGATGGGTTTCATGGTGGTGACAGCTTTCCTGTCCATGTGGATCAGCAACACAGCCACCACTGCCATGATGGTCCCCATCGCCCAGGCCGTGATGGAGCAGCTGCACAAGTCAGAAGCAGAGTCTGGCACCACTGGCCAGGTGTCTGAACACAGCAACAAAGCCTttgagctgcaggaaaagtcACCTGACAGCTTCAAAGAGCCAGAGGAAAAAG GTAATTCTCATGTCCTGATAGttgaggaagagagaaagagaaatgaagcGCTTGAGAAGAAACACTTGAAGCTGTCCAAGGGAATGTCCCTCTGTATTTGTTACTCATCCAGCATTGGAGGGATTGCCACTCTGACTGGGACAACCCCAAATCTGGTGCTGCAAGGACAAGTTAATGA CCTCTATCAAGACAATGGTGGCATCATCAACTTTGCCTCCTGGTTCTCCTTTGCCTTCCCCACCATGTTGGTGCTGCTGATTTTGGCCTGGATGTGGCTGCAGATCCTGTACTTGGGCTTCAA ttttaaGGAGAATTTTGGTTGTGGTGCCAGTCCTGCTGCCAAGGCTAAGGAGAAACAGGCCTATGAAATCATCAAGGAAGAGAGCAAGAAACTGGGCAAAATGAGCTTTGCAGAAATAGAAGTTTCAATCCTCTTTGTTCTCCTGGTGGTGCTGTGGTTTACAAGAGAACCTGGGTTCATCCCAGGCTGGGCAACAGTTCTCTTCAACAAAGATAACACAAG ctaTGTCACTGATGCTACAGTCTCCCTCTTCATCTCAGTGTTGCTCTTCATCCTCCCTTCTGGCTTTTCCAACCAGGACAGAGACCAAGAGCAAACAG GGGGCAGGGCAAAGTTCCGGGCCCCTCCACCCCTGCTGGACTGGAAGGTGGTGCAGGAGAAGATGCCCTGGAACATCGTGTtcctgctgggagggggctTTGCCTTGGCCAAAGGCAGTGAG gaatctGGTCTGTCTGCATGGCTGGGCACCAAGCtgacccctctgcagagcatcCCTCCCCCAGCCATTGCCTTCCTCCTGTGCCTCCTCATCGCCACCTTCACCGAGTGCACCAGCAACGTGGCCACCACCACCCTCTTCCTCCCCATTCTGGCTTCTATG GCTGAAGCAATTTGCCTCAACCCTCTCTATGTCATGCTGCCCTGCACACTCTCTGCATCTCTGGCCTTCATGCTCCCCGTGGCAACTCCTCCCAATGCCATTGTCTTCTCCTATGGACAGCTCAGGGTTATTGATatg GCCAAAGCTGGGTTTGTACTCAACATTCTGGGAGTTCTGACCATCACCCTGGCCATCAACACCTGGGCTTCATCCCTGTTCCAGCTGCAGACCTTCCCCTCGTGGGCCAACAGGACAGGGACCTGCCTGTGA